CCCGGATTTCGGGACCCGCGGGTAACTCACACCGCACCGGAGCAGCGCAGTTCACTCCCTCCTCCCcgcagctgctcccagggccaCACGGACCCAGCTGCACGGgggaaaaagaacaacaaaaagctGGCAGTGCCCCGGGACCCTACTCCGGGTCGGTGCTTGACCCCGGGGACCGGGGGGACAGCGGTTGGGCCAGGGAAAACCCAAACACGTCCCGGAGAACCCCCGGGCTGGAGCCTGCTGCTGGCGAGGGCAGGCAAGGGGCCTAACAAAGGCAGCAGCCCGGGTTCCAGCGCTGCTGGCAGCGTTCGTGAAAGGCTCCATCGCTGCGTGCCGCCGCCTTACAACACGGAGCAGCCTTCCCACCCGCTGCGGGGCTGGGATACACGCACCGGGCGGGGGGAGCGCAGCCCGGGCTGGGGACACCCGGCAGCCCTGCCCGCCGAGCGGCCCCTGCCCACCGGGGCCCCCGCCGAGCCCTCCCCGCCCGGCCCTGCCGCCCTTCGCCCCCGGGAGGTTTACCGGAGGTTTACCCGACAGCTCCCCGGGACCGGCCCCGACCTCCTCCCGCACCTGCGCCCGCGCACGGAGCTCAACCTCAGCCGCCCCCAGCCCCGGAGGCAGAACCCGCAGGCAGAACCCGCGGGCACACggcggggcggagcggagcggagcggccGCCCCGGGCAGCGCCTCCCCCGGtggcagcggcggcggcagcgggcgGGGTGGTGCCGAGAGAGCCCCGCGCTTACCTGAGAGACCGAGCGGCGGCGGGCGCGGGCGGGCGGGCTGCATCCCGGCCCCCTTCCGGCTGCCGGGCGGGACAGGGCGGGGGCGGCCGCGCCGCTCTTAAAGCGACAGCGAACCGGGCCGGGGGAGCGGGGAACCGGGACCGGCGGGAGAGGAGCTCCGGGCGGCCGCTGCGGGGCCCGACCGGCCTTGTCGCTATGGCAACGCGGAGAGGAAGGCGGGAGCCGCAGCGGGGCCGGGCCTGGGTCCCCTGTGTGCCTCAGTGTCCCCTGTGTGCCTCAGTGTCCCCTGTGTTCAGGGCTGTGCCCCTCTTCCTGTGTCCCTCAGAGctgtgtccccctgtcccctcatTGATTTATTGATTTCTTATCATTTCCCCTGATTTTTGTCTTCCAAGTCTTGTTTGCAATAATCATTTCAAGGTCCCCTTTTCCCAGACACCCCCCTGAGCCACGCATTGGTGCAGCACGTAGCACCCAGGCGAGGCAGCACCACTAAAAGCcagctttgtgttttctcatctctctcctgaacccccccagtCCCACTTCCAGTGAGGCCGGGGGTGAGCACTGCCCCTACAGAGGAGATGGGGTGCAAGGAGCTCCCCCCAGAGCAAAGGCAGCTCCGAGGAGGAGCCACAAGCCCTGTGTGAGACAGGACTGGGTCCTGGCATGTCCCATCTCCAGAGCCTGCCTGGATGCAgtgctgtgccagctgcagaCATCAATCCCTCCGGGGCTCCAGGAGGCTCCCAAACCAATCCTGCCAGGCTGCCTCATCCTGGTGAGCTCCGCTGGGATGCCGTGTGTAcctggcacagctctgggagcagctataacagggctgggggaaggtCAGCACTCTCAGCACCGTGTTCTGGAGCAGGGATTTGGGCTCCTAgcagttttcttcccttctgtccTGTCCAAGTTGCATCCTgccaaaagcaaacagaaattaCAAGGGCAGGTGTGACCATGGTGTGAAACGCTGCATTTCATGCAGCAGACTGAAATGGGCTGCTTGGGGTTTCACTCACTCAGTCCACCAGGTCTGAAATGGATTTTTGGTGGTTGCATTGGTTGAGGCTGTCAGTGTctggctgggtgctggctgaTGGCAGCCTCTGTCACATCAATGTCACACCCCATGTcacccctccctgtcccccaccATCGGGAACAATCAAACCTCTCACCTGTGAGACTCAGGGAcaagttattttatatttcaggcATCTCTGTATCCATTTTGCTGGGTCACAGCCCAGTTCGTTTTGGTGGATCCTGTGTCCCCTTCACATCAGCTCTCGGGAGGGCACTGAGCATCCTCAGCAATTCCTTGCGGATGCTCGGCTGCAGTTCGAGGTCTGGGTGTCTGACACTGCAGGCCATGGGCAGATTCTGtctctgctgccctctcctgATGCCTTTGGGATATGCTGGGAAAGCCCTTGATCAAGTTTATAATCATTGCTGAAGGATCTTTACGATTTAGTGTTTTACAAAACTCCACATCCAGTTATTCCTGTGGTTTCATGCCCTCCCCTGCCTACCCCAGGGATGTAGAGCTCCTCCAAAGGGCTCATCCTGCACCACCAGTCACGCCCCAGCTGCTCCTTACTCCAGACAGTTCCCTGGTTGTACATGGACAGATTGATCATTTCTTCAGTGGAAATTAAGCAGCTGAATTCTCTCAGTGGTGCAGTTTTTCAGCTACACCAGACACCATCACATCCGCTCTGTTCCAAAAATCCCTCAGACACACTGCCCGGGAGCAGTGGCTGATCCCATATTTCATGCACAGGACCACAAAGCACTGCTGAATTCCCAGTAACTCCCTGAGAAACTCAGGTTAGAAGGAACCACAGGTGGTTCCAGCTCAGACTCCCCCTTGCC
The nucleotide sequence above comes from Heliangelus exortis chromosome 22, bHelExo1.hap1, whole genome shotgun sequence. Encoded proteins:
- the LOC139806660 gene encoding proline-rich protein 2-like, whose product is MAPESLRCCKFQTAATAIRSCSQGHTDPAARGKKNNKKLAVPRDPTPGRCLTPGTGGTAVGPGKTQTRPGEPPGWSLLLARAGKGPNKGSSPGSSAAGSVRERLHRCVPPPYNTEQPSHPLRGWDTRTGRGERSPGWGHPAALPAERPLPTGAPAEPSPPGPAALRPREVYRRFTRQLPGTGPDLLPHLRPRTELNLSRPQPRRQNPQAEPAGTRRGGAERSGRPGQRLPRWQRRRQRAGWCRESPALT